A DNA window from Leopardus geoffroyi isolate Oge1 chromosome A1, O.geoffroyi_Oge1_pat1.0, whole genome shotgun sequence contains the following coding sequences:
- the EGR1 gene encoding early growth response protein 1 has translation MAAAKAEMQLMSPLQISDPFGSFPHSPTMDNYPKLEEMMLLSNGAPQFLGAAGASEGSGGNSSSSSGGGGGGGGGSSASSNSAFNPQGEAGEQPYEHLTAESFPDISLNNEKVLVETSYPSQTTRLPPITYTGRFSLEPAPNSGNTLWPEPLFSLVSGLVSMTNPPATSSSAPSPAASSSSSASQSPPLSCAVQSNDSSPIYSAAPTFPTPNTDIFPEPQSQAFPGSAGTALQYPPPAYPAAKGSFQVPMIPDYLFPQQQGDLGLGTPDQKPFQGLEGRTQQPSLTPLSTIKAFATQSGSQDLKALNTTYQSQLIKPSRMRKYPNRPSKTPPHERPYACPVESCDRRFSRSDELTRHIRIHTGQKPFQCRICMRNFSRSDHLTTHIRTHTGEKPFACDICGRKFARSDERKRHTKIHLRQKDKKADKGVVASSATTSLSSYPSQVATSYTSPVTTSYPSPATTSYPSPVPTSYSSPGSSTYPSPVHSGFPSPSVATTYSSVPPAFPAQVSSFPSSAVTNSFSASTGLSDMTTTFSPRTIEIC, from the exons ATGGCCGCAGCCAAGGCCGAGATGCAGCTGATGTCTCCGCTGCAGATCTCCGACCCGTTCGGCTCCTTTCCTCACTCGCCCACCATGGACAACTACCCTAAGCTGGAGGAGATGATGCTGCTGAGCAACGGGGCTCCCCAGTTTCTCGGTGCTGCCGGGGCCTCAGAGGGCAGCGGCggtaacagcagcagcagcagcgggggcggtggaggtggagggggcgGCAGCAGCGCCAGCAGCAACAGCGCCTTCAACCCTCAGGGGGAGGCCGGCGAGCAGCCCTACGAGCACCTGACCGCAG aGTCTTTTCCTGATATCTCTCTGAATAACGAGAAGGTTCTGGTGGAGACAAGTTACCCCAGCCAAACCACCCGGCTGCCCCCCATCACCTACACTGGCCGCTTCTCTCTGGAGCCTGCACCCAACAGTGGCAACACCTTGTGGCCTGAGCCCCTCTTCAGCCTGGTCAGCGGCCTCGTGAGCATGACCAACCCACCGGCCACCTCATCTTCAGCACCATCTCcagcagcctcctcctcctcctctgcctctcagaGCCCACCCCTGAGCTGTGCAGTACAGTCCAATGACAGCAGCCCCATTTACTCAGCAGCACCCACGTTCCCCACACCTAACACTGACATCTTCCCTGAGCCACAAAGCCAGGCCTTTCCAGGCTCGGCAGGCACCGCGCTCCAGTACCCGCCTCCTGCCTACCCTGCTGCCAAGGGTAGCTTCCAGGTCCCCATGATCCCTGACTATTTGTTTCCACAACAGCAGGGGGACCTGGGCCTGGGCACCCCAGACCAGAAGCCTTTCCAAGGCCTGGAAGGCCGTACCCAGCAGCCTTCACTCACTCCACTGTCTACCATCAAGGCCTTTGCCACACAGTCGGGCTCCCAGGACTTGAAGGCCCTCAACACCACCTACCAGTCCCAGCTCATCAAACCCAGCCGCATGCGCAAGTACCCCAACCGGCCCAGCAAGACGCCCCCCCACGAACGCCCCTATGCCTGCCCCGTGGAGTCCTGTGACCGCCGCTTCTCCCGCTCAGATGAGCTCACCCGCCACATTCGCATCCATACTGGCCAGAAGCCCTTCCAGTGTCGCATCTGCATGCGCAACTTCAGCCGCAGTGACCATCTCACCACCCACATCCGCACACACACAGGCGAGAAGCCCTTCGCCTGCGACATCTGTGGGAGAAAGTTTGCCAGGAGTGATGAACGCAAGAGGCATACCAAGATCCACTTGCGGCAGAAGGACAAAAAGGCAGACAAAGGTGTTGTGGCTTCTTCTGCCACCACCTCCCTCTCTTCCTACCCGTCCCAGGTGGCTACCTCCTACACATCCCCAGTTACTACCTCTTATCCGTCCCCAGCCACCACCTCATATCCATCACCTGTGCCCACCTCCTACTCCTCTCCTGGTTCCTCAACCTACCCATCCCCTGTGCACAGTGGCTTCCCCTCACCCTCAGTGGCTACCACATACTCCTCCGTTCCCCCTGCTTTCCCAGCCCAAGTCAGCAGCTTCCCTTCCTCGGCTGTCACCAACTCCTTCAGCGCCTCAACAGGGCTTTCGGACATGACAACAACCTTTTCTCCCAGGacaattgaaatttgctaa